In Prunus dulcis chromosome 2, ALMONDv2, whole genome shotgun sequence, a single genomic region encodes these proteins:
- the LOC117620186 gene encoding phosphoglucan phosphatase DSP4, amyloplastic-like, producing the protein MNCLQNLPGSSVLPLRSFRCNPRKPSFCITTLGMMSSTDLPRRMAVKAISGSTSSAETSGAEAEEEKSEMYSTNMTEAMGAVLTYRHELGMNYNFIRPDLIVGSCLQTPKDVDKLRSIGVKTIFCLQQDSDLEYFSVDIGAIREYAKTFDDIEHLRAEIRDFDAYDLRLRLPAVVSKLYKAINRNGGVTYVHCTAGLGRAPAAALAYMFWVQGYKLTDAVNVLLSKRSCCPKLDAIKNATADILTGMTKRLVTLTWGNHNCTTVEISGLDIGWGQSIPLEFNKEQGSWILKRELPEGRYEYKYIIDGAWTHNKYELFTSPNKDGHVNNYVQVIEDDPNSTSAAIRKRLTGEDPRLTTEERRKIRQFLETCPGDE; encoded by the exons ATGAACTGTCTTCAGAATCTTCCAGG ATCCTCTGTTTTGCCTCTACGTAGCTTCAGATGCAATCCCAGAAAGCCTTCGTTCTGTATCACAACTCTG GGAATGATGAGTAGCACTGATCTGCCCCGACGTATGGCTGTCAAG GCAATTTCTGGTTCCACGTCTAGTGCTGAGACTAGTGGTGCCGAGGCAGAAGAGGAAAAATCTGAGATGTATAGTACTAACATGACCGAAGCCATGGGTGCTG TCTTGACCTATAGGCATGAGCTAGGTATGAACTACAACTTCATACGTCCAGATCTGATTGTGGGGTCTTGCCTACAG ACTCCGAAAGATGTTGACAAGCTTCGAAGCATCGGAGTGAAGACTATTTTTTGCTTGCAACAAGATTCAGATTTGGA ATATTTTAGTGTTGACATTGGTGCCATTCGAGAGTATGCCAAAACATTTGATGACATTGAACACTTGCGTGCTGAAATAAG GGATTTTGATGCATATGATCTGCGTCTCCGGCTCCCTGCTGTCGTTAGCAAATTATATAAGGCCATAAACCGAAATGGAGGTGTCACTTATGTGCATTGCACTGCTGGACTTGGAAGAGCTCCTGCTGCTGCG TTGGCTTACATGTTCTGGGTTCAGGGATACAAGCTGACAGATGCTGTCAATGTACTGTTG AGCAAGCGATCGTGCTGCCCAAAACTGGATGCTATTAAAAATGCTACTGCTGATATT CTTACAGGCATGACAAAAAGGCTTGTCACGTTAACTTGGGGAAATCATAATTGCACTACAGTGGAAATCTCTGGACTCGATATTGGATGGGGTCAG AGTATTCCTTTAGAGTTCAATAAGGAACAGGGTTCGTGGATTCTCAAGAGGGAATTGCCG GAAGGACGATATGAATATAAGTACATTATTGATGGTGCATGGACGCATAACAAATACGAGCTTTTCACCTCTCCCAACAAGGATGGCCATGTCAACAATTATGTTCAA GTTATTGAGGATGATCCTAACAGTACTAGTGCTGCAATCCGGAAGAGGTTGACTGGTGAAGATCCTCGTCTTACAACCGAGGAACGACGTAAAATAAGACAGTTTCTCGAAACGTGTCCTGGTGATGAGTGA